A segment of the Fusobacterium ulcerans genome:
TAATAGCTTTTTCATTTCATTTTTAGAGAATAGTTTCTTTATTTTTTTTATCATCATTCTTTCCTTATTTATTTTTTATTAAATACTCAGCTATTTTAAAATCTAGTTCATCATCTATATCTATTGAATTTTCTTTTTCCATTATATATGCATAACTATCTTTATAATAAAAATCTTGATACTTTTTAAAATATTCTACATTCGCTATATAAAGAGCCCCATTAATTCTATAATATGTTTCTAACTCTTGCCTATTTTTATTTACATCAATTCCTTTTAAAAAAGAATCCATCCTTCTTTCTTCATTTAAAATATTTGCCCATAGAGGTGAATGTTCCATTTCACAAACTGAAACAACACTACTTGCTTTTTTTTCTAAGTACATTTTATAAGCTTCTATAATATTTTTTTCTGTTCTTAAAGGTGATGTTGGCTGCAACATTATAAATGAATCATATTTTTTTTCTACTCTATTTAAAATATCTAATATTACATCACTACTCTTAGCGTTATCATTTGCTAATTTTTTATCTCTTAAATATGGTACACTTCCTCCATATTTCTTTGCTATTTCTGCATATTTTTCTGAATCTGTTGATATTATTATATCCTCAAAAATTTTACTGTTTTGAGCTGCTTCTATAGTATAAGCAATCAATGGTTTCCCATTCATCATCTTTATATTTTTATCTTTTAATCCTTTTGAACCACTTCTAGCTGGAATTATTACTAATATCTTTTCTTTCATTCTATGCCTCACTTAATATCATAAAATTCTTTTTTTAAATTAATATTTTTAATATTTTTTATTATATCAACTATTTTAAAACTAACTTCTCCATTTCCATAAGGTGAAACAGTTTTTTGAACTTTTTCTTTATATTCATCAGTCAACATTATTTTTATCTTTTCTATTATTTCTTCTTTTATTGGATTACAGTTCAAAGTTGAAGAGCTTTGAATTCTTCCCTTTTGTCTATCTCCTATATTAAGATTTCCTACTTTTAAATATGGTAATTCTACTATTCCACTTGAAGAATTTCCTATTAATCCTTTTGAATATTTTAAAATGCTAAAATATTCTTCAACAGTCAGGGAAGAAAATACTTTATATTTATCATTATTTTTTTTAGAAAACTCTTCTATTTTTCTATTAATTGCCCTTCCACCAGAATCTGCATTACCTTTTATAAAAATAACATCTATATTTTCAATTTCTATTGCCTTTAATAATTCATTTAACTGAGATTCAGCTGTATTTTTTTCTAATGTTACTGGATGAAAAATTACAACAAATATCTTACTTGTGAATTTTATATCCAATTTTTCTTCAAGTTCATTTTTAGGTATTATTTTTAAATTTTTTATATTTTCTAGTCCAATAGCCCCAACATTAAAAACTCGTTCTGGACTTTCTCCAAGTTGAATTACTCTTTTTCGATATTCTTCAGTGCTTATAAAATGTAAGTAACTCATCTTAGTTATACAATGCCTAAAAAATTCATCATATGCCCCTTCTGTAGTTTCTCCTCCATGTAAATGGCAAACAGGAATTTTTAAAATACCTGCACATGAAACTAGAGAAAAAATTTCAAATCTATCTCCTAAAACAACTATTAAATCTGGAATTAGTCTTTCTAAAGCTTCTGAAAATAATATCATTCCTAAACCTACTGATTTGCAAATTCCACTGTCCTTATCTGAGCTTAATAAAATTTCTATTTTTTCATCTATTTTAAATCCATCTTCTTCTATTTGTTTATAAGTTAATCCAAATTCAGGAGATAAATGCATTCCTGTCACCAAAATCTGCAATTGTAATTGTTTCTCTTCTTTTATTCTTTTTATTAATGGTTTTAAAAGTCCATATTCAGCTCTAGTTCCAGTAACTATACATATCTTCTTTATCATATCTCTATCAACTCATCTTCTTCAAAATTTCTAATAGAACTCTTCCCTATAACTTCATCCCACTGCATTGGTGAAATTCCATTTCCTGGTCTCTTTACAGTTAAGTTTTCTTCTGTAAAAATTTCTCCTTTTTTTATATTTTTTTTAGCTACTATGCTTTTTCTAGCTATATCTTTATTCTTTTTTTCAGATTCACTTACTTCTTTTTGTTTTTTTCCTAAAGCTTCTTCTATATTTCTTATCCCTGTTACCATTTTCTTTAGTTCTTCTGGTTCAAGACTTGCTTTGTGATCTGGTCCTTCCATATTTTTATCTAAAGTAAAATGTTTTTCTATTATTCTTGCCCCTAAAGCTACTGCTGCTATAGAAACTTCTATTCCCAAAGTATGATCTGAATACCCTACTTCTACATTAAATTTTTCTTTTAATAACTCCATAGCTCTTAAATTAACATCTTCCATAGGTGTTGGGTATTCTGTATTGCAATGTAAAATTAATATTTTTTTATTTTCTTTTTTCAATATCTCTACAGCTTTACTTATTTCACACAAATCCGACATTCCTGTAGATAAGATTATCTCATCTGCTACTTCTGCTATTTTTCTTAAATAAGGAAGATTTGTTATTTCCCCAGAAGGTACTTTCCATATTTTCATTCCTAATTTTTTTAAAAATTCTATGCTATCCAAATCAAAGGGAGTTGATAAAAACTTTATTCTCATTTCATCACAATATCTTTTTAGTTCTATAAACTGTTCAAAAGACAATTCTAGTTTTTTTATCATTTCTAATTGGGATTCTTTGTTATTTGTATTTAATTTTTGATAGTTAGCTTTTTCTGTATTTCTAGAAACTAAATTTTTAGCTATAAATGTTTGAAATTTAATAGCATCCACTTTAGCTTCTACGGCTTTTTCTACCATTTTCTTAGCTAACTTCAAACTTCCATTATGATTTACTCCTGCTTCTGCTATTATAAAAACTTTATTTTTCTTCATATTCATTCCTTTTTATCACTTTAGCTGGATTTCCAACAACTGTACAATTATCTTCAATATCTCTTATAACTACTGTTCCTGCTCCTATTATTACATTTTTTCCTATTTTAATATTTGGTTTTATAATGCTCCCTGCTCCTATCCATGAATTTTCCTCAACTTTTACTCCACCACATAAAATTACTCCTGGAGAAATATGAACATAACTTTCTATAACATTATCATGTTCTATTATTGCTCCAGTATTTATAATTACATTCTCTTTTATAATGGTAAAAGAATTTATTGTAGTATTTGCCATAACTACTGTGCCTTTTCCAATCTGTACATTTATTCCTATAATAGAAGAGGGATGAATAATATTTAATAATTTTATAGTTTGGTATTTTTGTGATATTTTTTTTCTTGTTAAATTATCTCCGATAGCTATAACAAAGTAACTTTCTTCTTTTAGTTTTTCTATTAAAGAAATATTTCCTAATATAGGAAATCCAAAAATTTCCTTTTTATCTAAATTTTTAAAATTGTCATCTAAAAAGCCTAAAATATTTATTTTTTCATTCAACAATTCTTTTCTTTTTAATAAAATATCTAAAATTACCTTTGCATGTCCTCCTGCTCCAATAATTACAATATCTTTCATTTTTCCTCTACTTTCTCAACTTTTATATTTTTTTAATTTTTCTATTACTATATCTACCTCTTCCTCAGTAAGATTTGTACTACATGGTATATTTAATATTCTATCAATGTAATATAGAGATTTTTCCATTTCATAGGCTTCATTATTTAGATAAGGTTTCTGTTGATGAATGAGTCCCCATATTGGTCTAGACTGTATATTTTCTTCATTCAACTTCATTAAAAGTTCATCTTTATTTAATCCATATTTTTCTTTATCTACTAATAGAGAATAAAACCAATGGTTTGATCTGATATTCTTATTAAAAGTCATTAGTTTCAGTCCTTCTATTTTTTCTATTGCTTCTTTATATCTTTTATAGTTTCTAATTTTTATATTTATAAACTCCTCAAGCTGATCTATCTGTTCTGTTCCTAAGGCAGCTTGTAGATTAAGCATTCTGTAGTTATACCCAATTTCATCATGAATAAAATATAGTGGGTCAGTTTTTGCTTGCACTGATAAAAATCTTACTTTATCTAAAAGTTCTTGGTTATTTGAAACAACCATTCCTCCCCCACCAGTAGTTATTATCTTGTTTGCATTGAAAGAATAAACTCCAATATCTCCTATTGTTCCTGCAAATTTTCCTGTGTATCTTCCTGATATATAATAAGTTCCTAATGCTTCTGTTGAATCTTCTAATACTTTTAAATTATACTTTTGGGCTATATCCATTATTTTTTCCATATCAGCCATATTTCCAAAAACATGGACTACCACTATTACTTTTATTTGCTTTTTAGTTTTCTTGTTATAAAGTTTTCCCTTTATTATTTCACATTCTTCTCTACAAAATTTTTCTAATTTTATTGGGTCTATACAAAATGTATCATCACAATCTATAAATACTGGTTGTGCTCCTAAATAAGTTATTGGATTTACTGCTGCAATAAATGTTAATGTAGGGGCTATTACTTCCTCATCTCTTTCTACTCCCAATACTCTCAAAGCTGTATGAAGTCCTGCTGTTCCACTTTGTATTCCCACTGCTTCTTTTACTCCTACATATTTAGCTATTTTATCTTCAAATTCACTTATAAATCTTCCTCCAGTTGATACCCATCCACTCTCTAAACATTCACTTAGATTTCTTAGAATATTTTCTTTCCCCAGATTTGGAACTGATAAATTTATTACTCTTCCCATTTTCTTTTCCCCCATTTTATTTTGATTCTTTATATGTTGGAACTATTAATTTTAAAATATTTTTTATTTTCTCATTATTATATTCATTTAATGATTCTTTTAATTTTTCTAATAATTCTTCTAAATTATTGTTTTCAGATTTTAATTTAGCTATATATATCTTCTGTGATTCAGTTTTTTCACAATGTTTTACATCATAAAGTAATTCCTCATATAGCTTTTCTCCTGGTCTAAGTCCAGTTATTTCTATACCTATTTCTTTTTCTAATCCTGATAATTCTATCATTTTCTTTGCTAAATCTATTATTTTTATTGGTTCTCCCATATCAAGAACAAAAACTTCTCCCCCATTGCCAAGGCTTCCTGCTCTTAATACAAGTTGACTCGCTTCAGATATTGTCATAAAATACCTTATTATATCTGGATGAGTTACTGTTAAATTTTTTCTTTCTGCTATCTTCTTTTTAAAAATTGGAATAACACTTCCATTGCTTCCTAAAACATTACCAAATCTAACAGCCATAAATTTTGTTTTTCCTTTTTCATTATAGTGTTCCACAAGCATTTCAGTTACTCTTTTAGTTGTTCCCATAACACTTGTAGGATTTACTGCTTTATCTGTTGAAATTAAAACAAACTTTTCCACTCCATTTAATATTGAACTTTCAATTAGATTTTTAGTTCCATATATATTATTTTTTACAGCCTCTTCTGGGTTTCTCTCCATTAACGGCACATGTTTATGAGCTGCTGCATGAAATACTAATTGAGGTTTATATTTATCAAAAAGATATTCCATTTTTTTCTTATCTCTTATATTCCCTATTTCAATATTCAATTTAATTTCTGGATATGTTTCTCTTAAAAAAAGTTCTAGAAAATATAGATCATTTTCATTTATATCCAACAAAATCAATTCCTTAGGATTATACTTTACTATCTGTTTTGACAACTCACTTCCTATTGATCCTGCTGCTCCTGTAACTAGTATCTTCTTATTTTCTAAAAAAGTTTTTATCTGTAAAATATTATGCTGGACTACTTCTCTTCCTAATAAGTCTTCTATTTCAAAATCTTTTACTTGCGAGAAAAAATTCTTTGACATCATAAGTTGGGACATATTAGGAATAATTTTTATTTCTATCTTATTTAAATTTAATACTTTAATAAGTTTTTCTAAATCTTGTTTTGATATTGACGTACTAGCTATTATACAAATATCTACTTTATTTGATTTTAAAAATTTTTTTAAATTGTCACTTTTATCTTTTACTTCTATTCCTAAAAATTTTTTCCCCACTTTAAAATCATCATTATCCAAAAACCCTACAACATTATATTGAATTTTATCTTCTACTATTCCAGCAGCCACAGCTTTTCCTGCATATCCTGCTCCTATAATTAGTATCTTTTTTTTCATATTCATAATTTATCTCCATTAATAAATTGTAAAATACTATCTTTAGCAGATTTTAAATTTATTCCATCTCCAAGATATTCATTATAATATTTTTGATATTTCTCTTTGTTTATCCTTAATTTTGGTATATTCTTATAAGCAAAAACATCCATATTAATAATTATTATATCTAATACTTCTGCTATTTTTTTTACTTTTGATTTCATAAATTCTGAGAAATCATTGTTTTCTATTAAAATAATTGCTTTATTTTCTATCGTTCCTAATCCTATAGTAGTACTATAACTAGCTAAAATAAGTTTGCTTTTTTTTATTTCAGTTGCTGTCTGATTTTTTACTATTTTTCTTCCATTAAATGTTTCAAGTGAGTAATTAGATTTTGGATGAGCTGCAATTATAATTTTTGCACTAAATATTTTTTCTATATAATCAAAAAAATTATTAAGCTGTTTATAATATTTCTTTGAATTTATTTTTTTTTCTCCAAGAATATCAAAATCTGGATGATTTGGTAAATCTTGATCTAAAAAAACTATTTGATTTTCTTCTTTTTCTATATCGTTTATTTTCAAATAATTTTCAAGATCCTCTGACATTACTGCAATTTTTTCAATTTTTTTGTTTTTTAAAATTCCATCCTTAAATTTTATCCCAGCATATAATATTTTTATATTTTTTTCATTATATTTACTTAGCCAATTAAGTTTTTGACATTTAAGTAAGAACCTTATATGCAATATTACTTTTTTTATATTTAAAAGTTTTTTTAATCTTTTTTTTAAAAGATCCTTTCCATCTATTTGTGGAGTACATCCCCATTTCAGAAAAATAATTTTAATCTTTTTTTGAAAAACTTTTAAATAAAAATCTATTATTTCTTTTTCAATTCCTCCTTCTTTTACAAAAATAGAATCTATTGAAATCTTATCTATTTCATTTAATAATTCTATTTTTGTTTTAAATATTTTTTCATTTTTTTGAATAATTCTATTGTAAATTACAGGTTCATTTTTATAAAAAATATAATATAATGACCAATATTCATATTCTATTTTATTTTTTTCAAATTCATACATAAACAATCTTTTTTTATATGCTTCATTTAATGGAAGAAGCCCTACTACAATTATTTTTTTTTTCATATTAATTTCACCTTAATTTTATTTGATTTTATTTATCCATAACAAACTTTCTCTAATTAATATAATAAAAGTAAATATTATATTTAATAAAGCGTAAAAAATTATTATATCAGTATTAAAAAAATATAACAGTGTACTAAATAATATAAAATTAGGATAAATAGTAAATATTTCAATAATTCTTTTTATTTTTTCTTTTATTTTTTTTGAAAAATCTACTTCTTTTTCTCTGATTTTTGTTTCTTTTTCCTTTAAATTTTTTATTAAATAGAATGCATAAATATTTCTAGAATATAAATCCAAATAAGTTATCAGAAAAAAAATAGTTACTATTAAAGTACTATTATATTTTTTAGCATCCAACATAGATATTAAAAGTGAAATAGAAAATAATGGGTGATTGATTATATGAGCTGTGTAATCCAATTCTTTTCCATATTTTGAAAAATTGTTTGTTTCTCTTGCTACTTCCCCATCTGAACAATCCAAAATAAACCATAGTTGCATAAAAATAACCCCTATTAATTTTAAATAAATATTTGAAAAGCTAAAAAATATCGCTCCTATTATTCCTGAAATTATCATATGAATTGTTATTGTATTAGGTACTACTTTTTTCTTTATATAAAATGCTGAAAAATATGGAGAAATTCTTTTAGAAATTAAAAATCCTATTAAAAAATCTGATTTAATCGTTATTTTATTTGTTTGTTTAAGTTTAATAATAATATCATAATATGACATTCTATATTCCTTTCTATGCTTTCATTTATTTTATATTTAATTTAGTTTAAAAATTTTTAAACTCCTAAAAAATTAGTTTTTTATTTCTGTAAATTGTATATTTTTATATACTCTTTAAAAGTTTGATGCTTTTTATCTTTTTCTGATAAAACTATCCCCTCTTCTTTCAATCCATATTTTTCAAAATTCCAATTAATATTTATCTCTTTATCATTCCACATTATTCCCGAATCATATTGTGGCATATAAAAATCTGTACATTTATATTGAAATTCTGTTTCATCTTCTAAAGTGAGAAATCCATGTGCAAAGCCTTTTGGTATAAAAAATATTTTCTTGTTTTCTGCACTTAATTCTATTCCATACCATTTCCCATATGTACTGCTGTTTTTTCTAATATCTACAGCTACATCATATACAGAACCTTTTAGCACTCTTACAAGTTTTCCTTGAGGATGCTTAGTTTGAAAATGAAGCCCTCTT
Coding sequences within it:
- a CDS encoding cytidylyltransferase domain-containing protein; translated protein: MKEKILVIIPARSGSKGLKDKNIKMMNGKPLIAYTIEAAQNSKIFEDIIISTDSEKYAEIAKKYGGSVPYLRDKKLANDNAKSSDVILDILNRVEKKYDSFIMLQPTSPLRTEKNIIEAYKMYLEKKASSVVSVCEMEHSPLWANILNEERRMDSFLKGIDVNKNRQELETYYRINGALYIANVEYFKKYQDFYYKDSYAYIMEKENSIDIDDELDFKIAEYLIKNK
- a CDS encoding polysaccharide biosynthesis protein, whose amino-acid sequence is MNMKKKILIIGAGYAGKAVAAGIVEDKIQYNVVGFLDNDDFKVGKKFLGIEVKDKSDNLKKFLKSNKVDICIIASTSISKQDLEKLIKVLNLNKIEIKIIPNMSQLMMSKNFFSQVKDFEIEDLLGREVVQHNILQIKTFLENKKILVTGAAGSIGSELSKQIVKYNPKELILLDINENDLYFLELFLRETYPEIKLNIEIGNIRDKKKMEYLFDKYKPQLVFHAAAHKHVPLMERNPEEAVKNNIYGTKNLIESSILNGVEKFVLISTDKAVNPTSVMGTTKRVTEMLVEHYNEKGKTKFMAVRFGNVLGSNGSVIPIFKKKIAERKNLTVTHPDIIRYFMTISEASQLVLRAGSLGNGGEVFVLDMGEPIKIIDLAKKMIELSGLEKEIGIEITGLRPGEKLYEELLYDVKHCEKTESQKIYIAKLKSENNNLEELLEKLKESLNEYNNEKIKNILKLIVPTYKESK
- the rfbC gene encoding dTDP-4-dehydrorhamnose 3,5-epimerase — encoded protein: MSKFKKIETGIEGLYILEPTIFGDERGFFLETYNKKEFEEIGIFEEFVQDNHSKSKKGVLRGLHFQTKHPQGKLVRVLKGSVYDVAVDIRKNSSTYGKWYGIELSAENKKIFFIPKGFAHGFLTLEDETEFQYKCTDFYMPQYDSGIMWNDKEININWNFEKYGLKEEGIVLSEKDKKHQTFKEYIKIYNLQK
- a CDS encoding CDP-alcohol phosphatidyltransferase family protein; protein product: MSYYDIIIKLKQTNKITIKSDFLIGFLISKRISPYFSAFYIKKKVVPNTITIHMIISGIIGAIFFSFSNIYLKLIGVIFMQLWFILDCSDGEVARETNNFSKYGKELDYTAHIINHPLFSISLLISMLDAKKYNSTLIVTIFFLITYLDLYSRNIYAFYLIKNLKEKETKIREKEVDFSKKIKEKIKRIIEIFTIYPNFILFSTLLYFFNTDIIIFYALLNIIFTFIILIRESLLWINKIK
- the neuC gene encoding UDP-N-acetylglucosamine 2-epimerase; amino-acid sequence: MIKKICIVTGTRAEYGLLKPLIKRIKEEKQLQLQILVTGMHLSPEFGLTYKQIEEDGFKIDEKIEILLSSDKDSGICKSVGLGMILFSEALERLIPDLIVVLGDRFEIFSLVSCAGILKIPVCHLHGGETTEGAYDEFFRHCITKMSYLHFISTEEYRKRVIQLGESPERVFNVGAIGLENIKNLKIIPKNELEEKLDIKFTSKIFVVIFHPVTLEKNTAESQLNELLKAIEIENIDVIFIKGNADSGGRAINRKIEEFSKKNNDKYKVFSSLTVEEYFSILKYSKGLIGNSSSGIVELPYLKVGNLNIGDRQKGRIQSSSTLNCNPIKEEIIEKIKIMLTDEYKEKVQKTVSPYGNGEVSFKIVDIIKNIKNINLKKEFYDIK
- a CDS encoding acetyltransferase yields the protein MKDIVIIGAGGHAKVILDILLKRKELLNEKINILGFLDDNFKNLDKKEIFGFPILGNISLIEKLKEESYFVIAIGDNLTRKKISQKYQTIKLLNIIHPSSIIGINVQIGKGTVVMANTTINSFTIIKENVIINTGAIIEHDNVIESYVHISPGVILCGGVKVEENSWIGAGSIIKPNIKIGKNVIIGAGTVVIRDIEDNCTVVGNPAKVIKRNEYEEK
- a CDS encoding LegC family aminotransferase, producing MGRVINLSVPNLGKENILRNLSECLESGWVSTGGRFISEFEDKIAKYVGVKEAVGIQSGTAGLHTALRVLGVERDEEVIAPTLTFIAAVNPITYLGAQPVFIDCDDTFCIDPIKLEKFCREECEIIKGKLYNKKTKKQIKVIVVVHVFGNMADMEKIMDIAQKYNLKVLEDSTEALGTYYISGRYTGKFAGTIGDIGVYSFNANKIITTGGGGMVVSNNQELLDKVRFLSVQAKTDPLYFIHDEIGYNYRMLNLQAALGTEQIDQLEEFINIKIRNYKRYKEAIEKIEGLKLMTFNKNIRSNHWFYSLLVDKEKYGLNKDELLMKLNEENIQSRPIWGLIHQQKPYLNNEAYEMEKSLYYIDRILNIPCSTNLTEEEVDIVIEKLKKYKS
- the neuB gene encoding N-acetylneuraminate synthase, producing the protein MKKNKVFIIAEAGVNHNGSLKLAKKMVEKAVEAKVDAIKFQTFIAKNLVSRNTEKANYQKLNTNNKESQLEMIKKLELSFEQFIELKRYCDEMRIKFLSTPFDLDSIEFLKKLGMKIWKVPSGEITNLPYLRKIAEVADEIILSTGMSDLCEISKAVEILKKENKKILILHCNTEYPTPMEDVNLRAMELLKEKFNVEVGYSDHTLGIEVSIAAVALGARIIEKHFTLDKNMEGPDHKASLEPEELKKMVTGIRNIEEALGKKQKEVSESEKKNKDIARKSIVAKKNIKKGEIFTEENLTVKRPGNGISPMQWDEVIGKSSIRNFEEDELIEI